A window from Vulcanimicrobium alpinum encodes these proteins:
- a CDS encoding helix-turn-helix transcriptional regulator: MSKRFEDLDDAGRRDTGEAPESVARKIWLLLELLRHKRVRLDDYQRLHEVDKRSFQRDLQQLRAIGKSSGFRIAAKIKDGAIGLESLDTSLRRLDEDRPPFLALIAEIARTLGEPFHDELGAMADRAPEGETFLHLQAPRLVEGSRVAQVYEKLKSAWASRDGRAQVRFRYRSARAAEATDREVEPYRVVVRSGRYYLVGYDLGKKKWRFFALDAIVGLPTRSGTAARRRTIPEGYANPDVLGFMQGDETPVAVTVEFTPVVAAAAASRVWHRGQEVTHLPDGRVRIAVRVVDVDEVVRWTFGFGAQAKVVAPEAAVAAARRTADAIAAVYASAG, translated from the coding sequence GTGTCGAAACGATTTGAGGATCTCGACGATGCGGGGCGGCGGGACACGGGCGAGGCGCCGGAATCCGTCGCGCGCAAGATCTGGCTGCTCCTCGAGCTCTTGCGGCACAAGCGGGTGCGGCTCGACGACTATCAGCGCCTGCACGAGGTCGATAAGCGCAGCTTTCAGCGCGACCTGCAGCAATTGCGCGCCATCGGCAAGAGCTCGGGCTTTCGCATTGCGGCGAAGATCAAGGACGGGGCGATCGGGCTGGAGTCGCTCGACACCTCGTTGCGCCGGCTCGACGAAGACCGGCCGCCGTTCCTCGCGCTGATCGCAGAGATCGCGCGCACGCTCGGTGAGCCGTTTCATGACGAACTCGGCGCGATGGCCGACCGCGCGCCGGAAGGCGAGACGTTTCTGCACTTGCAGGCGCCGCGGCTCGTCGAGGGTTCGCGCGTCGCGCAGGTCTACGAGAAGCTGAAGAGCGCGTGGGCGTCGCGGGACGGCCGCGCGCAGGTGCGCTTCCGGTACCGCAGCGCGCGGGCCGCCGAGGCGACGGACCGGGAGGTCGAACCGTATCGCGTCGTCGTTCGATCGGGCCGCTACTACCTCGTCGGCTACGATCTCGGCAAGAAGAAATGGCGGTTCTTCGCGCTCGACGCCATCGTCGGACTTCCCACGCGCAGCGGCACGGCCGCACGCCGGCGCACGATCCCCGAAGGCTATGCGAACCCCGACGTGCTGGGCTTCATGCAGGGCGACGAGACGCCGGTCGCGGTGACCGTCGAGTTCACACCCGTCGTCGCCGCTGCGGCGGCGAGCCGCGTGTGGCATCGCGGTCAGGAGGTGACGCATCTGCCCGACGGCCGCGTGCGCATCGCCGTGCGCGTCGTGGACGTCGACGAGGTCGTGCGCTGGACGTTCGGCTTCGGCGCGCAGGCGAAGGTCGTCGCGCCCGAGGCGGCCGTCGCCGCGGCACGCCGGACGGCCGACGCGATCGCCGCCGTCTACGCGTCCGCCGGCTGA
- a CDS encoding type II toxin-antitoxin system PemK/MazF family toxin: protein MVARGEVWLAALDPTIGSEIRKTRPCVVMSPAELHDFLRTVIVAPMTTGSRPAPFRVPVTFGGKSGLVLLDQIRTIDKARLVKKLGAVPKKTLSSTLSALQELFVQ from the coding sequence GTGGTAGCGCGAGGCGAGGTCTGGCTCGCTGCGCTCGATCCTACGATCGGCAGTGAGATACGGAAAACGCGCCCCTGCGTGGTCATGTCGCCCGCTGAGCTCCATGACTTTTTGCGTACGGTCATCGTCGCGCCGATGACCACCGGCAGTCGCCCCGCTCCGTTCCGCGTCCCGGTGACTTTCGGCGGAAAGTCCGGTCTTGTTCTCCTCGATCAAATACGAACGATCGATAAGGCTCGGCTCGTCAAGAAGTTGGGCGCCGTCCCGAAGAAAACGCTGTCGAGCACGCTCTCCGCCTTGCAAGAGCTGTTCGTTCAATAA
- a CDS encoding AbrB/MazE/SpoVT family DNA-binding domain-containing protein, which translates to MRTTLKRVGNSQGVIIPKPLLAQVGLERDVDIDVEDGAIVLRKPTRRPREGWASASRAIADANDDALVWPEFGNAGDSELTW; encoded by the coding sequence ATGCGGACCACGTTGAAGCGAGTAGGAAACTCGCAAGGCGTCATCATCCCGAAGCCGCTTCTTGCGCAGGTCGGGCTTGAACGCGACGTCGACATCGACGTCGAGGACGGCGCCATCGTTCTTCGGAAGCCGACGCGCCGGCCTCGTGAGGGTTGGGCGTCTGCGAGTCGAGCGATCGCCGACGCGAACGACGACGCCCTTGTGTGGCCCGAGTTCGGCAACGCCGGCGATTCCGAGTTGACGTGGTAG
- a CDS encoding M48 family metallopeptidase: MHQKWGSCSTSGIITLASDLAGCDSRVQDVVIVHELLHLRVHNHGKLFRTLMTVHVPYWQKLNIVAPEFVAGASKRSDRL, encoded by the coding sequence ATGCACCAAAAATGGGGCTCGTGCTCGACTAGCGGCATCATCACTTTGGCCTCGGATCTCGCCGGGTGCGACTCTCGCGTGCAGGACGTCGTGATCGTCCACGAGCTCCTACATTTACGAGTGCACAATCACGGCAAGCTCTTCCGAACGCTGATGACCGTGCACGTGCCCTACTGGCAAAAGTTGAACATCGTCGCGCCGGAATTCGTCGCTGGTGCTTCCAAGCGTTCCGATCGTCTTTGA
- the rpoC gene encoding DNA-directed RNA polymerase subunit beta': MNLLDVNNFDAMRIGLASPEQIRAWSFGEVKKPETINYRTLKPERDGLFCEKIFGPTKDWECHCGKYKRIRFKGMICDRCGVEITRAKVRRERMGHIELATPVTHIWYFKGVPSRIGILLDMSPRQLEKVIYFAAYVVTDPGTTTLTKREILTEQKYRESREKYGTNFKAGMGAEAIRELLRDLNLRKLQDDLRREFKETSGQKRIKAIKRLEVVEAFLASGNKPEWMILSAVPVIAPELRPMVQLDGGRFATSDLNDLYRRVINRNNRLKRLLELSAPEIIIKNEKRMLQEAVDALIDNGRRGRPVTGPNNRPLKSLSDILKGKQGRFRQNLLGKRVDYSGRSVIVVGPNLKLHQCGLPKEMALELFKPFVMKKLVDRGQAHNIKSAKRMVERVRPEVWDVLDEVIREHPVLLNRAPTLHRLGIQAFEPVLVEGKAIHLHPLVCTPYNADFDGDQMAVHLPLSAGAQAEARILMLSSNNILQPSFGVPVSIPTQDMVLGLYWLTFQPDDYKGPAKAALSDDALYAMPVARNGKARKHPDGTTALLAFKDAEEAITAFNHQLIGLHEWIEIRYEGKRIRTTVGRAILNEAFPPEWEYPFLNHILDKSALKKLITECYRKFGNAATAEFLDAIKALGFRYATQSGTTVSISDIIVPQAKHELLDKAQGDVDELHGLFDQGFISDDERYNKTIEIWQKAGDDVTVAMQQAQNPLNPVFMMATSGARGSIAQVKQLGGMRGLMSDPSGRILEIPVKASLKEGLTVLEYFISTHGARKGLADTALRTADSGYLTRRLVDVAQDVIIREEDCGTANGITVNDIRVGKETIEPIYDRIIGRRAAEDIKDPEKPRGEKLVKRNDEIDEEKAKAIIAAGIQTVKIRSVLACQAKYGVCAMCYGRNLATGLKVDIGEAVGIIAAQSIGEPGTQLTLRTFHTGGVAQEDIITGLPRVEEIFEARKPKGEAPVVEFAGTIKFGEEKGKRVVFVTDADGVDHEVDVPANTHLSVQEGQQVVAGQPVAEGSLNPHDILRISGETALQNYLVQEVQKVYRSQGVDINDKHIEVIVRSMLRKIKIVDGGDTRMLPGQLIEAAVFAEENEKIKAEGGKIAEGTPVLLGVTKASLATESFLSAASFQETTRVLTDAAIKGKHDPLLGLKENVIIGKLIPAGTGMSRYRNLTIQPEGQDLDEEGRAKNVFLDFNPDPDGLSSYADVVAPNGQEMNPKVLGPYERQRMAENTVQYEGDYEPDATVSAPGVRTQYKPKGINPEDL; encoded by the coding sequence ATGAACCTCCTCGACGTCAACAATTTCGACGCGATGCGTATCGGGCTCGCCAGCCCCGAACAGATTCGCGCCTGGTCCTTCGGCGAAGTGAAGAAGCCGGAGACGATCAACTACCGCACCCTCAAGCCGGAACGCGACGGGCTCTTCTGCGAGAAGATCTTCGGTCCGACCAAAGACTGGGAATGCCACTGCGGTAAGTACAAGCGCATCCGCTTCAAAGGGATGATCTGCGACCGTTGCGGCGTCGAGATCACGCGCGCGAAAGTGCGCCGCGAGCGGATGGGCCACATCGAGCTCGCCACGCCCGTCACGCACATTTGGTATTTCAAGGGTGTGCCGTCGCGCATCGGCATCCTGCTCGACATGTCGCCTCGTCAGCTCGAGAAGGTGATCTATTTCGCCGCGTACGTGGTGACCGATCCCGGCACGACGACGCTCACCAAGCGCGAGATCCTCACCGAGCAGAAGTACCGCGAGAGCCGCGAGAAGTACGGAACGAATTTCAAGGCCGGCATGGGCGCGGAAGCGATCCGCGAGCTGCTGCGCGACTTGAACTTGCGGAAACTGCAAGACGATCTGCGCCGCGAATTCAAAGAGACGTCGGGACAGAAGCGCATCAAGGCGATCAAGCGCCTCGAAGTCGTCGAAGCGTTCCTCGCGTCGGGCAACAAGCCGGAGTGGATGATCCTCTCCGCAGTGCCGGTGATCGCGCCCGAACTGCGCCCGATGGTCCAGCTCGACGGCGGCCGCTTCGCCACGTCCGATCTCAACGATCTCTATCGCCGTGTGATCAACCGCAACAACCGCCTCAAGCGGCTGCTGGAACTCTCCGCGCCTGAGATCATCATCAAAAACGAGAAGCGCATGCTGCAGGAAGCAGTCGACGCGCTCATCGACAACGGCCGCCGCGGGCGCCCGGTCACCGGGCCCAACAACCGTCCGTTGAAGTCGCTCTCCGACATCCTCAAGGGCAAACAGGGCCGCTTCCGTCAGAACCTGCTCGGCAAGCGCGTCGACTACTCGGGCCGTTCGGTCATCGTGGTCGGCCCGAACCTCAAGCTGCACCAGTGCGGGCTGCCCAAAGAGATGGCGCTCGAGCTCTTCAAGCCGTTCGTGATGAAGAAGCTGGTCGATCGCGGCCAAGCGCACAACATCAAGAGCGCTAAGCGCATGGTGGAACGCGTGCGTCCGGAAGTGTGGGACGTGCTCGACGAAGTGATTCGCGAGCATCCGGTGCTGCTCAACCGCGCGCCGACGCTGCACCGTTTGGGTATTCAGGCGTTCGAGCCGGTGTTGGTGGAGGGCAAGGCCATCCATCTGCATCCGCTGGTCTGCACGCCGTACAACGCCGACTTCGACGGCGACCAGATGGCCGTGCATCTCCCGCTGAGCGCCGGCGCGCAGGCGGAAGCGCGCATCCTGATGCTCTCGTCGAACAACATCCTGCAGCCGTCGTTCGGCGTGCCGGTGTCGATCCCGACCCAGGACATGGTGCTCGGGCTCTACTGGCTCACGTTTCAGCCCGACGACTACAAGGGTCCGGCGAAGGCCGCGCTCTCCGACGACGCGCTTTACGCGATGCCTGTCGCGCGCAACGGCAAGGCCCGCAAGCATCCCGACGGCACCACGGCGCTGCTCGCGTTCAAGGACGCTGAGGAAGCGATCACCGCGTTCAACCACCAACTGATCGGGCTGCACGAGTGGATCGAGATCCGCTACGAAGGCAAGCGCATCCGCACCACCGTCGGCCGCGCGATCCTCAACGAAGCGTTCCCGCCGGAGTGGGAGTACCCGTTCCTCAACCACATCCTCGACAAGAGCGCGCTCAAGAAGCTGATCACCGAGTGCTATCGCAAGTTCGGCAACGCAGCAACGGCCGAGTTCCTCGACGCGATCAAGGCACTGGGCTTCCGCTACGCGACGCAGTCGGGGACGACGGTGTCGATCAGCGACATCATCGTGCCGCAGGCCAAGCACGAACTGCTCGACAAGGCCCAGGGCGACGTCGACGAGCTGCACGGCTTGTTCGACCAGGGCTTCATCTCGGATGACGAGCGCTACAACAAGACGATCGAGATCTGGCAGAAGGCCGGTGACGATGTCACCGTCGCGATGCAGCAGGCGCAGAACCCGCTCAACCCGGTGTTCATGATGGCGACCTCCGGCGCGCGCGGTTCGATCGCGCAGGTCAAGCAGCTCGGCGGTATGCGCGGACTCATGTCCGACCCGTCGGGCCGCATCCTGGAGATCCCGGTCAAGGCGTCGCTCAAAGAAGGCCTCACGGTCCTCGAGTACTTCATCTCGACGCACGGCGCGCGCAAGGGTCTCGCCGACACCGCGCTGCGCACGGCCGACTCGGGCTACTTGACGCGTCGTCTGGTCGACGTGGCGCAGGACGTCATCATCCGCGAAGAAGATTGCGGAACGGCGAACGGCATCACTGTCAACGACATCCGCGTCGGCAAAGAGACGATCGAGCCGATCTATGATCGGATCATCGGCCGCCGCGCCGCCGAGGACATCAAAGATCCGGAGAAACCGCGCGGCGAGAAGCTCGTAAAGCGGAACGACGAGATCGATGAGGAGAAGGCCAAGGCGATCATCGCCGCGGGGATTCAGACGGTCAAGATTCGCTCGGTGCTCGCGTGCCAGGCGAAGTACGGCGTCTGCGCGATGTGCTACGGCCGCAATCTCGCCACCGGCCTCAAGGTCGACATCGGCGAAGCGGTCGGGATCATCGCGGCGCAGTCGATCGGTGAACCGGGGACGCAGCTCACGCTGCGCACCTTCCACACCGGCGGCGTCGCCCAGGAAGACATCATCACCGGTCTCCCGCGCGTCGAGGAAATCTTCGAAGCGCGCAAGCCGAAGGGCGAGGCGCCGGTGGTGGAGTTCGCCGGCACGATCAAGTTCGGCGAGGAGAAGGGCAAGCGCGTCGTGTTCGTCACGGACGCCGACGGCGTGGACCACGAAGTCGACGTGCCGGCCAACACGCACCTCTCGGTGCAGGAAGGCCAGCAGGTCGTCGCCGGTCAGCCGGTGGCGGAAGGCTCGCTCAACCCGCACGACATCTTGCGAATCAGCGGCGAGACCGCGCTGCAGAACTACCTCGTGCAGGAAGTGCAAAAGGTCTACCGCTCACAGGGCGTCGACATCAACGACAAGCACATCGAAGTGATCGTTCGCTCGATGCTGCGCAAGATCAAGATCGTCGACGGCGGCGACACGCGGATGCTCCCCGGTCAGCTGATCGAAGCCGCGGTCTTCGCGGAAGAGAACGAGAAGATCAAGGCCGAGGGCGGCAAGATCGCGGAGGGCACCCCGGTGCTGCTCGGCGTGACGAAGGCGTCGCTTGCGACGGAGTCGTTCCTCTCGGCGGCGTCGTTCCAGGAGACCACGCGTGTTCTCACGGACGCCGCGATCAAGGGCAAACACGACCCGCTGCTCGGTCTCAAGGAAAACGTCATCATCGGGAAGCTCATCCCGGCCGGCACGGGGATGTCGCGCTACCGGAATCTCACGATCCAGCCCGAGGGCCAGGATCTGGACGAAGAAGGCCGCGCGAAGAACGTGTTCCTGGACTTCAACCCGGATCCGGATGGGCTTAGCTCATACGCTGACGTGGTGGCGCCGAACGGCCAGGAGATGAACCCGAAGGTGCTGGGACCGTACGAACGGCAGCGGATGGCGGAGAATACGGTGCAGTATGAGGGCGACTACGAACCGGATGCGACGGTGAGTGCGCCTGGAGTGCGGACGCAGTACAAGCCGAAGGGGATCAATCCGGAGGATTTGTAG
- a CDS encoding S53 family peptidase, whose protein sequence is MSRADSAFSYFADPHLTALPSVAVKTPATFPYTPSQCVALIGLACYTPQEIRRAYNVPANLTGAGRTIVIVDAYGSPTIDADLKLFDRYFGLPDPPSFSVVYPGGAPVYNPLQHHNEEGWAGETTLDVEWAHAVEPGANIVLVVAANNGGDVLKNAVRYAVDHHLGDVISQSFGSPEANIAGGGNNLLVQQADLAFRAAKAANISVVAAAGDWGATNHGITKAPAGVNALFPASDPLVTGVGGTAIFAADDGTYGSESGGTTTTPARSAASTDTCVRERRRAQRDLPGARVPGVSGQHATHRCGRRLQRVRVHHDPRDRIVPGPAGVLLDRRHQRGRAAVGPASSPWRRRRRAVRSAISTRSSTRSPRPSFTTSRKATTPTSGRTSRPSRDSTSRPAEGRRTSPPWQTA, encoded by the coding sequence TTGTCCCGCGCCGACAGCGCGTTCTCGTACTTCGCGGATCCGCACCTCACGGCGCTGCCGTCGGTCGCGGTGAAGACGCCCGCGACGTTTCCCTACACGCCGTCGCAGTGCGTCGCGCTGATCGGTCTCGCGTGCTATACACCGCAAGAGATTCGCCGCGCTTATAACGTGCCGGCGAACCTGACCGGCGCCGGACGGACGATCGTGATCGTCGATGCCTACGGTTCGCCGACGATCGACGCAGACTTGAAATTGTTCGACCGGTACTTCGGGCTGCCCGATCCGCCGTCGTTTTCGGTTGTCTATCCGGGCGGCGCGCCGGTCTACAACCCGCTTCAGCACCACAACGAGGAAGGCTGGGCGGGCGAGACCACGCTCGATGTCGAGTGGGCCCATGCAGTCGAGCCGGGTGCCAACATCGTGCTCGTCGTCGCAGCGAACAACGGCGGCGACGTCCTGAAGAACGCCGTGCGCTATGCCGTCGACCATCACTTGGGCGACGTGATCTCGCAGAGCTTTGGATCGCCCGAAGCAAACATCGCGGGCGGCGGCAACAACCTGCTGGTGCAGCAGGCCGACCTCGCGTTCCGAGCCGCAAAGGCCGCGAACATCAGCGTGGTGGCGGCAGCCGGCGACTGGGGCGCAACCAACCACGGCATCACCAAGGCACCGGCCGGGGTCAACGCGCTCTTCCCGGCGTCGGATCCGCTGGTCACCGGCGTGGGCGGCACCGCGATCTTCGCGGCGGACGACGGCACCTACGGCAGCGAGTCGGGTGGAACGACGACGACGCCTGCCCGTTCGGCTGCCTCTACGGACACCTGTGTACGCGAGCGGCGGCGCGCCCAGCGCGATCTTCCCGGTGCCCGCGTTCCAGGCGTCTCTGGGCAACACGCAACGCACCGATGCGGACGTCGCCTACAGCGCGTCCGTGTACACCACGATCCTCGTGATCGCATCGTTCCCGGGCCAGCCGGAGTTCTTCTTGACCGGCGGCACCAGCGAGGGCGTGCCGCAGTGGGCCCGGCATCGTCGCCCTGGCGGCGCAGAAGAAGGGCGGTCCGATCGGCTATCTCAACCCGAAGCTCTACGCGCTCCCCGCGACCGAGTTTCACGACATCACGCAAGGCGACAACGCCTACTTCGGGCCGGACTTCTCGGCCAAGTCGGGATTCGACGTCCCGACCGGCAGAGGGACGCCGGACGTCACCGCCGTGGCAAACGGCCTAG
- a CDS encoding S53 family peptidase, translated as MLAAMLAGCGAGGYTLPSASAGGGRTTASATTSTGGFVYDVNPHVLLANAQDTPDAFPLKPSQCVAAFGLACYTPQLIRSAYDVPSTLTGAGRTIVIVDAYGSPTIKSDLHTFDLIFGLPDPPSFSIVYPGGSPTYNPLQHHGETGWAEETSLDVEWSHAIAPGANIVLVVAANNGGDVLDNAVKYAVAHKLGDVISQSYGAPEAAIRGNGNNLQDQQAHANFVAAANAGISVLASAGDSGAGNGATFDNALFPASDPLVTGVGGTNLFMSDTGVYTNETVWNDKTGCPFTCKDGIFGASGGAPSVLFPVPSFQAALGATKRTSADVSYNASVYTAVLTYLGFLGPGKNGLYFFGGTSEGAPQWAGIVALAGQQAGHSIGYLNPKLYAASATAFHDVTVGNNSFGSPGFSATAGFDVPTGLGSPDAAKIISAIGH; from the coding sequence TTGCTCGCTGCGATGCTAGCCGGCTGCGGAGCCGGCGGATATACGCTGCCCAGCGCATCGGCCGGCGGCGGTCGCACAACGGCGTCTGCAACGACGAGCACCGGCGGTTTCGTCTACGACGTTAATCCGCACGTTCTGCTCGCAAACGCGCAGGACACACCCGATGCGTTTCCGCTGAAACCGTCGCAGTGCGTTGCGGCGTTCGGATTGGCGTGCTACACGCCGCAGTTGATCCGGAGCGCCTATGATGTTCCATCGACGCTGACCGGCGCCGGCCGCACGATCGTGATCGTCGACGCGTACGGTTCGCCGACGATCAAAAGCGATTTGCACACCTTTGATCTCATCTTCGGTCTACCAGATCCGCCCTCGTTCTCGATCGTCTATCCCGGCGGATCGCCGACGTATAACCCGCTGCAGCATCACGGAGAAACCGGCTGGGCGGAAGAGACGAGTCTCGACGTCGAGTGGTCGCACGCGATCGCGCCGGGGGCCAACATCGTGCTGGTGGTCGCGGCCAACAACGGCGGCGATGTGCTCGACAACGCCGTCAAGTACGCCGTCGCCCACAAGCTCGGAGACGTCATCTCGCAAAGCTACGGCGCACCGGAAGCGGCGATTCGCGGGAATGGCAACAATCTGCAAGATCAACAGGCGCACGCGAATTTCGTCGCGGCCGCGAACGCGGGGATCAGTGTCCTCGCCTCGGCAGGCGACAGCGGTGCCGGCAACGGCGCGACGTTCGACAACGCCCTCTTCCCGGCGTCGGACCCGCTGGTCACGGGCGTCGGCGGCACGAACCTCTTCATGAGCGACACCGGCGTTTACACGAACGAAACGGTGTGGAACGATAAGACCGGCTGCCCGTTCACCTGCAAAGACGGCATCTTCGGCGCCTCCGGCGGCGCGCCCAGCGTGCTCTTCCCGGTGCCGTCGTTCCAGGCGGCCCTGGGCGCCACGAAACGCACCAGCGCCGACGTGTCGTACAACGCCTCGGTTTACACCGCGGTCCTCACGTATCTCGGGTTCCTCGGCCCCGGCAAGAACGGCCTGTACTTCTTCGGCGGAACGAGTGAAGGCGCGCCACAGTGGGCGGGCATTGTCGCGCTCGCAGGGCAACAGGCCGGCCATTCCATCGGCTACCTGAACCCGAAGCTCTACGCAGCTTCGGCGACTGCGTTCCACGACGTTACCGTTGGAAACAACAGCTTCGGCAGCCCGGGCTTCTCCGCAACGGCCGGCTTCGACGTGCCGACGGGTCTCGGCAGTCCCGACGCCGCGAAGATCATCTCAGCGATCGGTCACTGA
- a CDS encoding penicillin acylase family protein gives MPVDGPVTIARDDRGVPHVRAGSVHDLFVAEGYAMASDRLFQMDTTRRFVYGQLAEELGGRLVRVDRRMRRYDIRRLATDVYAHASPDERALLSAFADGVNAAARTQPTPPEYRALFRNFEPWQPQDALAVGFATVLDLDDVPDDVVIRDWVRREVGDRALEAFYPLTDPRYDVPTDGASPGPIAALPALGGAMGGFADADIMPAEERAPVGSNGWVVGADRTTVRRALLANDPHLDLGIPGIWWLFEGSAPGMHIAGAALAGTPGVTLGHNEHLAWGVTAGETAAMRVLKERRDGDRVFEHGRWAPLRHRIETITVRFGADVRADIRENDRGVVIADDQKNHVAYIMQWRMRTHPVSTLAPFFHLLTARTAADGVAAMRALPEPALNTFFADDDGNVAYHFAGGVPMEPAWGRWAVDGDAPEPAFLSYDAAPHVAPSRSAIVVTSNNRSSGAGSPRLAPFWPPPYRAYEVERALRSAADPQGKLTPDAIAAVQRDATSPAEAEFASLVLASAARSHAADDASLAPIVNALRSFDGSLVPESRGATAVVALRLDMLGALAKTHLDPTLAGEYPATGPGFEVVLRALRERPHGWVTRDDYDAFVRASLQRTQQRLGGDIPAFGSYAAQPITHNLAAFGFTLWNGPTYPGRGGSFAPAVQWRNHAQSFRAVWIAGDWDNGTIDIGNGESGEPGSPHYTDQAAAWVQFARTPLPFTDKAVQDATRATLTLTH, from the coding sequence ATGCCGGTGGATGGGCCGGTGACGATCGCTCGCGACGACCGCGGTGTCCCGCACGTGCGCGCCGGTTCGGTACACGATCTGTTTGTCGCCGAAGGCTATGCGATGGCGAGCGACCGGCTCTTTCAGATGGATACGACGCGTCGCTTTGTGTACGGACAGCTCGCGGAAGAACTCGGCGGGCGGCTCGTGCGCGTCGATCGCCGCATGCGACGATACGACATCCGCCGCCTCGCCACGGATGTGTACGCGCACGCTTCGCCCGATGAGCGCGCGCTGCTCTCGGCGTTCGCGGACGGTGTCAACGCGGCCGCGCGTACGCAGCCGACGCCGCCCGAGTATCGCGCGCTCTTCCGCAATTTCGAGCCCTGGCAGCCGCAGGATGCGCTCGCGGTCGGCTTCGCGACGGTGCTGGATCTCGACGACGTCCCCGATGATGTCGTCATTCGCGATTGGGTGCGCCGCGAAGTCGGCGATCGCGCACTCGAGGCGTTCTATCCGCTGACCGACCCGCGTTACGACGTGCCGACCGACGGGGCTTCACCGGGACCGATCGCAGCGCTGCCAGCACTCGGCGGTGCGATGGGCGGCTTCGCCGACGCCGACATCATGCCGGCGGAAGAGCGCGCGCCGGTCGGCAGCAACGGCTGGGTGGTCGGCGCCGACCGCACCACCGTCCGCCGCGCCCTGCTTGCGAACGATCCGCATCTCGATCTCGGAATCCCCGGCATCTGGTGGCTCTTCGAAGGAAGCGCGCCGGGGATGCACATCGCGGGTGCGGCACTTGCCGGGACGCCCGGCGTCACGCTCGGGCATAACGAGCATCTCGCATGGGGCGTGACCGCCGGCGAGACCGCCGCGATGCGCGTGCTCAAGGAACGTCGCGACGGCGACCGCGTCTTCGAGCACGGCCGCTGGGCCCCGCTGCGGCATCGAATCGAGACGATCACCGTCCGCTTCGGCGCCGACGTGCGTGCGGATATTCGCGAGAACGATCGCGGCGTCGTGATCGCGGACGATCAGAAGAACCACGTCGCCTACATCATGCAGTGGCGGATGCGCACGCATCCGGTCTCGACGCTCGCGCCATTTTTCCACCTGCTGACCGCGCGCACCGCCGCCGACGGCGTCGCGGCGATGCGCGCCTTGCCGGAACCTGCGCTCAACACGTTCTTCGCCGACGACGACGGAAACGTTGCGTATCACTTCGCCGGCGGCGTGCCGATGGAACCGGCGTGGGGCCGCTGGGCCGTGGACGGCGACGCGCCCGAACCGGCGTTTCTGTCCTACGACGCGGCACCGCACGTCGCGCCGTCGCGTTCGGCGATCGTAGTGACGAGCAACAATCGCAGCAGCGGCGCCGGCTCGCCGAGGCTCGCGCCGTTCTGGCCGCCGCCGTACCGCGCCTACGAAGTGGAGCGGGCGTTACGAAGTGCCGCCGACCCGCAAGGCAAACTGACGCCCGACGCGATCGCCGCCGTGCAGCGCGACGCGACGTCCCCGGCAGAAGCCGAATTTGCATCGCTCGTCCTTGCGTCGGCAGCCCGGTCACATGCCGCCGACGACGCTTCGCTCGCCCCGATCGTGAACGCCCTGCGCTCGTTCGATGGATCGCTCGTCCCCGAGTCGCGCGGCGCAACCGCAGTGGTAGCGCTGCGGCTCGATATGCTCGGTGCACTCGCGAAAACGCACCTCGACCCGACCCTCGCCGGCGAATATCCCGCGACAGGCCCCGGCTTCGAGGTCGTCTTGCGCGCGTTGCGGGAACGTCCGCACGGCTGGGTGACGCGCGACGACTATGACGCGTTCGTGCGCGCCTCGCTGCAGCGCACGCAGCAACGGCTCGGCGGCGACATCCCAGCGTTCGGAAGCTACGCGGCGCAGCCGATCACGCACAATCTCGCCGCGTTCGGCTTCACCTTGTGGAACGGGCCGACGTATCCGGGCCGCGGCGGCAGCTTCGCGCCCGCCGTGCAGTGGCGCAATCACGCGCAGTCGTTCCGTGCGGTGTGGATCGCCGGCGATTGGGACAACGGCACGATCGACATCGGCAACGGCGAGTCGGGCGAACCGGGCTCGCCGCACTACACGGACCAGGCCGCAGCCTGGGTGCAGTTCGCGCGCACGCCGTTGCCGTTCACCGACAAAGCGGTGCAGGACGCAACCCGCGCAACGCTCACGTTGACGCACTGA